The DNA sequence CGTTAGTCGTCGCATGGGATTAACCACAATCATCGCCATCATAGGTGTCGGGCTGGGAGTTGGGGCACTCGTCATCACCCTATCGGTAATGAATGGCTATGCGGACATGATCTTTGACCGCCAGGTAGGCATCAATCCCCATATAACCGTGCGGCGTCCATACAGCGAACGCATCGAAAATTACGCCCCCATCGTCCAATTGCTCGAACAACACCCGGAAGTGGTCGGTGCCAACCCCGTCATAGAAACAGAAGGTTATGTATTGAACAGGATCAAAGACGTGGGCACCGTCACATC is a window from the Gemmatimonadota bacterium genome containing:
- a CDS encoding ABC transporter permease, encoding MGYEWIIIRRHLFSVSRRMGLTTIIAIIGVGLGVGALVITLSVMNGYADMIFDRQVGINPHITVRRPYSERIENYAPIVQLLEQHPEVVGANPVIETEGYVLNRIKDVGTVTSGVLVRGVDSIVKSSDIARHITDGKMELTRIENNTFGIA